Proteins encoded in a region of the Ziziphus jujuba cultivar Dongzao chromosome 3, ASM3175591v1 genome:
- the LOC107423000 gene encoding metacaspase-5 yields MGKKALLIGCNYPGTTVELQGCVNDVNQIRKCLVARFGFSDDDITVLTDTDDSYTKPTGINIYNAFTRLVASAEPGDVLFIHYSGHGTRFPLGTGEDDETGYDECLVPCDMNFIFDDDLREIIDQVPEGCRITIVTDSCHSGGLIDGAKEQIGDSAKHHHGYSYGYVDGGPSVQHSMEVAFKSRGIQFPSEFRHYNHWREQEEEKNEKEINGYWRHGHVKNRALPLPSLIAILNEKKGKDKNEVDVGNLRSTLFKTFGDEVSPKVKKFMNEDKNKNKAQLNANVEGENGGSKGYSSQGLVGSKAQEFLKLQRKLERAEYTKKVALTAQAVADIGNQKAYNNGAISSSKRGLPKGGILISGCQTDQISGDVIPSGKDAAPHGAFSHAILTIIADSDGHDITNRELVLKARKLLKTDGFAQQPGLYCNDDDVDAPFLSAAHL; encoded by the exons atgggAAAGAAGGCGTTGCTGATCGGTTGCAATTACCCTGGAACCACAGTAGAGCTCCAAGGTTGCGTCAACGACGTCAACCAGATTAGAAAATGCCTTGTTGCTCGCTTTGGTTTCTCTGATGATGACATCACCGTTCTCACCGACACTGACGATTCCTACACTAAACCAACCGGAATAAACATATACAATGCATTTACTCGCCTTGTCGCATCAGCCGAACCCGGCGACGTCCTCTTCATCCACTACAGTGGTCACGGCACTCGCTTTCCACTCGGAACTGGTGAAGATGATGAAACTGGCTATGACGAGTGCTTGGTGCCTTGCGACATGAACTTCATATTTG ATGACGACTTAAGGGAGATTATAGACCAAGTTCCAGAAGGTTGCCGCATCACAATCGTAACGGATTCATGCCACAGCGGTGGTCTGATAGATGGAGCTAAAGAACAGATAGGCGACAGCGCAAAGCATCATCATGGCTATAGCTATGGCTATGTCGATGGTGGACCCAGCGTTCAGCACTCTATGGAAGTTGCATTCAAGTCTCGCGGAATCCAGTTCCCATCTGAGTTCCGCCACTATAATCATTGGCGAGAacaagaggaagagaaaaatgAGAAAGAGATTAATGGATATTGGAGGCATGGCCATGTGAAGAACAGAGCTTTGCCACTCCCTAGTCTCATAGCGATACTGAAtgagaaaaagggaaaagacaAGAATGAGGTTGATGTTGGAAATCTGAGGTCGACCCTGTTCAAAACCTTTGGAGACGAAGTCAGTCCTAAGGTGAAGAAGTTCATGAACGAGgacaagaacaaaaacaaagccCAGCTCAACGCCAACGTTGAAGGAGAAAATGGAGGCAGCAAAGGATACTCGTCCCAGGGTTTGGTGGGAAGCAAAGCTCAAGAGTTTCTAAAACTGCAACGGAAGCTTGAGAGGGCTGAGTATACAAAAAAAGTTGCATTAACAGCACAAGCCGTGGCCGATATTGGCAACCAAAAGGCTTACAATAACGGAGCAATATCATCATCAAAGCGTGGACTTCCTAAAGGTGGGATTCTGATTAGTGGTTGCCAAACAGACCAAATTTCTGGGGATGTAATTCCATCAGGAAAAGATGCTGCTCCTCATGGAGCTTTTAGCCATGCAATCCTCACCATTATTGCTGACTCAGATGGTCATGATATTACCAACAGGGAACTTGTTTTGAAGGCTAGGAAATTGCTCAAGACCGATGGTTTCGCTCAGCAACCTGGCCTCTATTGCAATGATGATGATGTCGATGCTCCTTTTCTCTCTGCTGCCCATCTCTGA
- the LOC107422999 gene encoding protein SIEVE ELEMENT OCCLUSION B, giving the protein MEASHLAQPTKGKLALPTIFSEEKISMVTHCNGEKKLDVENLLILIENVLPAAIDVQDKAHKGKVECRPVDSNFKSPFCTLKQISSELMACKAPGEVDIEKTALAILNLLSSYSCDAKLVLSLAALTLEFVDLLRVLKDLTDGSSKLPREFFKSLAILKRLSGFSIHEHLELVKLNNLIKNILQVTRSIFEFEKLRMQSQSADKLSTIIPNYVYLTITSIVACATQITILKNKEEAQDLSDWSENMMSILKDLEKRKQIYNEQWEVDIYWNLFYSFQNSYAESSLQIVEILKLLIGAENDVKLLHSTDGSTVEEIKLNILWKKDVLLLISSLDILDEDIEILKSIYQGLKGFNYEIVWIPIEELWTAERQETLYKWQAHMSWYTVKKFSSIAGIKYIRKQWHFKGEPIMVLMNRQGQVENLNVLPLIPKMGVAAFPHIPMTQESTEAVQSWLSLLTQSMDQNIETWISEEKYIFLYGGTDQLWIKKFEGHMKSISFGNFTNQKEGNNTNVVSLNYQENGRRFWTMIESFYSLYSVKAKQEVNSTTICETFQVLEKLISYKTASRWAMLTKGSTVLIIDHGTKILRMLKRVKKVNHFSGDNLEIIFREYYGKVINESFDHSYQVDYSSLAEDIPGSMECIVCHKNMEKFTSFRCGYNLITEHENEATNNYKDKLINGIDMINHDQRTARVIQSRDLPMM; this is encoded by the exons ATGGAGGCATCACACTTGGCACAGCCTACTAAGGGGAAGTTAGCCCTGCCAACCATATTCTCTGAAGAAAAAATTTCCATGGTAACTCATTGCAATGGAGAGAAAAAGTTGGATGTTGAAAATCTTCTGATTCTAATCGAGAACGTCCTACCAGCTGCAATTGATGTGCAG GATAAAGCACACAAGGGAAAAGTGGAATGTAGGCCTGTCGATTCCAATTTTAAATCTCCCTTTTGTACGCTGAAGCAGATTTCCTCGGAACtg ATGGCATGCAAAGCTCCAGGTGAAGTGGATATTGAGAAAACGGCATTGGCAATACTCAACTTGCTGTCAAGCTATTCCTGTGATGCAAAGCTAGTGCTGAGCCTTGCCGCTTTAACGTTGGAGTTTGTGGATTTATTGCGCGTCCTAAAGGACTTAACTGATGGCTCATCTAAGTTACCACGTGAATTTTTCAAGTCCTTGGCAATTTTAAAGCGCTTATCTGGGTTCTCGATCCATGAACATTTAGAACTTGTTAAGCTTAACAATCTCATCAAGAACATTTTACAAGTTACCAGATCAATCTTTGAATTTGAGAAGCTACGTATGCAAAGTCAATCTGCTGATAAACTCTCAACAATTATCCCAAACTATGTCTATTTGACCATCACAAGTATTGTGGCTTGTGCTACTCAAATAACAATTCTCAAAAACAAAGA GGAAGCGCAAGATCTATCCGATTGGTCTGAAAATATGATGTCTATCCTGAAAGACCTTGAAAAGCGTAAACAAATTTACAATGAACAAT GGGAGGTGGATATCTATTGGAATCTCTTTTACAGCTTCCAAAATTCTTATGCTGAATCGTCTCTCCAAATAGTAGAGATTCTCAAGCTGCTTATTGGTGCAGAGAATGATGTAAAGCTGCTGCACAGTACAGATGGTTCCACAGTTGAG GAAATAAAACTCAATATTCTATGGAAGAAGGACGTGCTTTTGTTAATTTCAAGCCTAGATATCTTGGACGAAGATATTGAGATTCTCAAATCGATTTATCAAGGATTAAAAGGCTTCAATTATGAGATCGTATGGATCCCCATTGAGGAGCTGTGGACTGCTGAACGACAGGAAACGCTTTATAAGTGGCAAGCTCATATGTCGTGGTACACTGTAAAGAAGTTTTCATCCATAGCAGGAATAAAATATATCAGGAAGCAATGGCATTTCAAAGGTGAGCCTATTATGGTGTTGATGAATCGACAAGGGCAGGTGGAAAACCTCAATGTACTCCCCCTTATCCCTAAAATGGGAGTAGCGGCCTTTCCCCACATTCCGATGACTCAAGAAAGTACTGAAGCAGTGCAGAGTTGGCTTAGTCTTCTAACACAATCCATGGATCAAAACATTGAAACATGG ATCAGTGAGGAAAAGTACATTTTCTTATATGGAGGTACGGATCAACTCTGGATCAAAAAGTTTGAAGGCCACATGAAAAGCATCAGCTTCGGAAACTTTACCAACCAAAAAGAAGGAAACAATACCAACGTGGTGTCCCTTAATTATCAAGAAAATGGAAGGCGCTTTTGGACAATGATAGAAAGCTTCTACTCTCTCTACTCTGTCAAGGCTAAACAGGAAGTCAATAGTACCACCATTTGTGAAACATTTCAAGTACTAGAAAAGCTAATTTCCTACAAAACGGCGAGTAGATGGGCTATGCTTACTAAAGGTTCAACTGTGTTAATTATTGATCATGGTACCAAAATCTTGAGGATGTTGAAGAGGGTTAAGAAGGTAAATCATTTTAGTGGGGACAACTTGGAAATTATATTCAGGGAGTACTATGGAAAGGTCATCAATGAATCATTTGACCACTCTTACCAAGTTGACTACTCAAGCTTAGCCGAAGATATCCCAGGTTCCATGGAATGCATTGTATGTCATAAAAATATGGAGAAATTCACCAGCTTCCGTTGTGGCTATAATTTGATCACTGAGCATGAAAATGAAGCTACCAACAATTATAAGGACAAACTGATAAATGGCATCGATATGATCAACCATGATCAACGCACTGCCAGGGTCATCCAATCGAGGGATTTGCCAATGATGTAG